From Thermovibrio guaymasensis:
GATATATAAGTTAAAAAAATACGCCCAAAATTGAGCGCATCTTGTGCTTAAACTATACCTTCACTGGTAAGCTTCTCTATTACCCATTGTTCGCCTTTGTTCGTGAAGCGTGACTGGTTATAGCCATTGTCAGTCTTTTTCATCACGCCCAAGCCCTTGTCGATAAACCATTGTTGAAATACTCGACCTGTCTTGATTGCTCGGTTATAAACATCGAACTGCTCTAACTGCTTATTCAATGCTGTGCCACTCATGCCAAGCTTTTGACCTACCGTAGTGGCATTCATGTAATTATTCACATCCGCTACACGGTCAAAGTATTCAACCTTTGGAGCAGCAAGCTCTAATTGTTTTTGAGCAATCAGCTTTGCTTCAACTTCATCGGCCCAAGCTCTTGCAGCTTCAACTGGATTTGTGAAATCAGGTAATTGCGGTTTTGATAATTTATTTTCCAATTCTGTCATTCGATCAAAAACCAATGCCTGCAATTCATAACTGTAAGACATAGCCATAAGACACGCTTCACGCTTATAAAATACATAACATGGCAATGATCGACCACTTGCATCTTTATACACTGAACGATAATTTTCGCTCAGCTCACCAAGAACCTTTTGAACTTTCGCCATAAAGTCTGCGTGGCGAAGCTGAATTGGTTGATCATCATTTTTTGCACGATATTCATTAATAAAATCCACGATTTCTAACGATGACATTTGTGGGATTTGCTTTGAAGTGGTATTAAGCACTTGTAGATTTTTCATTTTTAATTCTCACTGAATACGAGTTACAATTACATTGTTTCCAACTTGAGTTGTATTAAACTTTCGATCACCATATCGGCGAATAGCATCACGGACTTTTGTTCTCTTAGTGTTTTCAATAATCGTACTTTCAAGCAGCTTTAATTCGCCTAAAAATAAAAATGAAGTTGCTGGCTTAGACAATTCTAATCTCCTTTTGCTTTGTGTGATGTCATTATGTGATGTTTTATTAGTCATGTCTAATAAATAATTTTTATCAATTAAATTAAAGTTAATAATAAAAACTTATATAAATGGCAAATAAAAAGCCCCGAAGGGCTTAATTTATGCAGATTCAATCCTTTGTTTGGCTATATTGAAGTAATTTTCATCAAGTTCTATTCCTATAAAATTCCTGTTTGTATTCACGCATGCAACGCCAGTTGAACCGCTACCCATTGTGAAGTCCAGTACCGTTTCACCTTCCTGCGTGTAAGTTTTGATCAGGTATTCAAGCAAAGCTACAGGTTTTTGGGTTTTATGAAAACCACCTTCACTTTCTGCTGTTTTGAAATATTGAACACTTCTAGGAAACCTAAGACCATCACTTTTCACCTCAACCTGATTAAACTGACCATAAACATCATTATTTGTTTGCTCTTTCCTAACACCCTTGTTATAAGCTTCACCTTTTGTCATTTGTGGTTTATATATTGGTTGTTTAGAGTAAAAAACTGATACCGTTTCATGTGCTCTTAAAGGTTGCCTTTTACTATTAAGGAATCCTGTAGCCTTTGATTTTTCCCAAATCCAATCATATCTGAACATTTTTAAATTGGAGCAACGCAGCAATGAGCTAAAAGGTTCTGAACCAAACAATACAATCGCACCATTAGGTTTGATAATTCGCTTCAATTCAGCCCACATCGGCTCAAACGGAATAACGCTATCCCACTTACATGCAGTTGTTCCATAAGGTGGATCTGTTAAAACCATATCAACTGATCCATCTGGTATAGTTTTCATTAGTTCTAGGCAATCACCATGCATTAAATTAATCATTTCTTGCTCTCCTTCCAGCAATCAAAACATTCATTGTTATAAACACGTCTTAGTAATGAGCCGCATTTGCAAGGCTTGGTATGCTCATAAAATCTCTTGCCCATAGACCTAGCATTTGACCTTGCAATTACATTTGGGCTTATATCCTTTCTAGGCTCTTTATCGCTAATCTTAAATGGTATAGCTGCATAGCCAAAACGGTCAGGGTTCATAAAGCCGTCATTAATTACGTGGTTCATTTCACATCCTTTTCATCAATCAAGATAAAGTTATCAATTGTAAAAATAATATCCTTATAGTTGGTACAACACTTTATCCATTGCTTTACATTTGGCGACCACATCGACACAAACCTATTACCAATGACTCGATAAAACATGTTGTTGTTTCTGTTTTTCAAATATTGAATTACCATTATTTCTTCACCTCAATAACTTTCTTGCAATCCAAACATCTGAGCGTAATTATCTCAGTTTGATTTAAATTGGTATCGAAAGTTGTAGTTTTATTAATTTGCTTGCATTGATCATGTGGGCATTTGTCTTGCTTTTCTTTATCTCGCTTAGCATGGTATTTATCGACAGCAAAGCATATTCCCCACATGATTATCAGGAAAACGACAAGCCTAGTTAAGTCTTCAAAAAAATAATGCATAAACACCTCAAAATAAAACCAATCTTACCTAATTAATTCTCAATAGTAAACTATATATGCAAAATAAAACCCTCACTAGGAGGGTTGATTGCTGTAAATTATTAAATTTCCAAAAGTTTTTTTGTGTCTGGATGGAGCTTAACAATAGCCAAGCCCTTTTCAAAGCTTGGGTGCAGGCGTTTACCAGTTGCTAGACCGTGAATGTGAACGGTTGAAATTCCCGTCTTTCTTGCTAGTTCAGCTTGATTAATTTCACGATATTCTAAAACTTCTTCAATAATTTGTTTCCAGTCCATAAGACCCTCCATTTTTTGTTAGTTTAAATTATTAAATTAGCTATTGCAAATATTAAATAATAGTTTACTATAGGGAATATCTTAACAGGAGAAACAAAGATGAAAATTAATGATTGTTTTATTGAATGCTTAACCAAAGAGTCAAGAAAAGATGTAGAGAGTATTTTAAAATCAAATGGTTTGAGATTTGTTGGAACTAGAGTTTCAGATTGTCTTGGAATTAATGTTCTTTCTGGAACATATACCCACACATATAAAAATGGAGTTAAAAAATTTACATGTAAAGAGTTTATTCAGAAGCATTCAGAAAATGAAATGATCAAAAAAATTCACCAAGCTAAAAAAGAACTTGGTTTAAACAATAGCGAATTGTCTTTAAGAATGGGTAAATCTCGACCTTATATCGCTAAGATGCTTAACCAGCCGCAAAGTGAGAAGGTGCAGAATAAGGTTATTAAAGAAATTGACGAGCTTTTGGAATTTGATAAGCTTTGTAAAGCGAAAGAATATGCAAAAGTTATGAGTGGTAAGACGGAAATCACTATAGAAAATAATTCCAAAGAGGTTGAAATCTCAGCCCTTAAAAAGATCATCGAAAGTAAAGACTTGGCGATCAGTGGATTGATCAAGCAAAACGATGAGGCTAAGAAAATTCATGATAAGGATATTAATACACTGGTCGAGGTAGAAGGAAATCTTATTGGTGCAAAAATTGATTTGGATCGAACAAAAGTTGAATTGGATTACTTTGTTAATCAATACAAGCAATCTGAAGAAGATGTAAATAGCCTTAAATCGAAGATCAAGCGCGAACGAATCATCATTCTGATTGTTATTGTAATTCTAACAGCACTGTTCTTTTTGAAGGGTTCTATCGGTGGTTGAGTTTTGTAAGATTTGTTGCAAGTACAAATTGTTTTTAAATAATTGCTGTAGTGAGTGTGGAATGAGATGAAATATTTAATTTACTGTAAAAGAACAAATAGACATTTGGCGACATATACAAATGCCAAGACGCTAGAAACATTAGATACTTCTCGTTGTTATTTTGAGGAATATGATGAAAAGAAAGTAAATGAGCTTGTTAAAAAGTCAAAGGCAAAAAATGCAAAAACAAGCATTTCATTTAAATCTAAAAACAGTAGTGATGATTATACAAACATAATCAATACAACTGGATATATTTTAACAATGTCTAGCCTTAATAGCTATAGCTCATCATCAAGTAGCTGCGACTCATCTAGTAACTCAAGTTATGATTCATCTAGTAGCTCATCCTGCGACTCATCTAGTTGGTAAAAAATTAGCTCCTTCGGGAGCTTTTTTTAACATTTACGCTTGACATTAATACTCAATTCATTTACTATTGAGAATATAAACAAGGGGTAAACATTATGAAAAATGCATTAATTTTAGCTGCTTCTGTTGCGTTAGCTGCATGTTCAGGTAAACCAGTTATTACTGGCCCATATGAAGTTGAGTCATTAGATATGGAGCATAACGTAGCTGCCATTAAGTCTGGTGATTTGGTTTTAGAAGTTGAATTTGAAGGTCGATTCTTTAAAGATGGTAATGGATATACATCATGGAATGATGTTGAAGTTAAGTCTGTAAATGACGTTAAAGTTTACAACGAAGATGGTGAAACAGAAGACTATGTTTTACCTAGCAAAGAAGTATCAAACATTGTTCAAGTTATTGAGAATGAAATTGCGGAGAAAATGTAATGAGTTGGCTTGATGATGTGAAAGAACATGGTGCGGATGCTTACTTCTGGTCAATTGAAACAGCTTATCAAATGAATGTGATTGACTCTAAAGAGTACAGAAAACGCATGCATGAATATAGAGATATTCAGCACCAAGAAAGACAGGAAACATTACTTAAATTATTGGAGATTTCTAAATGAGTGATTTAAATTATCTAAAAAAACAGTTAAAAAATGCGCAAGACTTGTACAAAACGTATGATCCGAATTCAATTATGGGTTGTCATTATTCATCAAAAATAGCTCTCTTGAAAAGAGAAATAGCTAAAAAAACTGGAGTGGTAAAATGAGCAACTTAACTCAACAGCAAAAACAAAATGCATTAGCGATTAAACAAACGCTTAGCAATCCATCGGTGATGAAGCGCATTGAGGAAATGATAGGGCGTAAATCTGATAGCTATATTACGTCTGTAATGCAGGTTATTAATTCAAACGGATTACTGGCGCAATCAACTCCAGAATCCGTGATAGGCGCTGTTTATACGGCTTGTGCGCTTAATTTGCCACTAAATAATAATCTTGGGTTTGCTTATATTGTTCCGTTCAAAAATCGACAAACTGGCAACCAAGAAGCACAATTTCAGATGGGGTGGAAAGGCTACTTGCAGTTAGCACAGCGCTCTGGTCAGATTAAAAAGATTGCTTCAATTGCAGTTTATGACACCGATACAGAAGAAAGCGTAAAGGCTCGTTTAACTTCATTCATTCCACAAAAAGTTAGTGGTGAGGTTATTGGGTATCTAGCTTATCTTGAGACTGTGACAGGGTTTGAAGCTCATTTAACAATGACTAATGAAGAACTTGAGCAGCATGCAAGCAAGTATAGTCAGACGTATAAGACTGCAAAGTCGAAAGGGCAAAGCTATTCTGTATGGCATCAGAATTGGGATGCAATGTGTCAAAAGACTGTCATTAAGTTGCTTATCTCAAAATATGCACCTATGTCGGTTGAGCTCCAACAAGCGATTGAATTTGATCAAGCTGTGATTAATGAAGATGGTGAAGCTTCATATGTTGATAATGATCAAGAGAATGAAAAGCCATTAGCTCGATTGATTTCTGAGGATCAATTCCCGCAATTCGTGGCGGCTATTGAAGCTGGAAGTTTAACTAAAGAGCACGCTTTAAATCCAGATATTTACGCATTAAGCGAAGAACAAAAGAAAATAGTTGAGGCGTTATGAATCTAATTTTTCGATGTTCTGAACTGCATCGACTAATGGGAAATGCAAAGTCTATTGACTCTGCATTTCTCACAGAAGAAGTTCAAGCAATAAAGGCAAAGAAAAAGCGTACCGATGAAGAACAGAAGATTTTAGATGATCTTTTGGATAAAACCTTATCGGCCACAGCTAAAACATTGGTTAAGGAAAAGGTTAGGCAGTTAAGACATAAAGCTCCAAGTAAGTTTACTGGAAGTAAAGAGACAAGAAAAGGTAATTTGGTTGAAGATGACGCAATCTTGTTTCTAATGCAACAGAAGTTTATTAGTGCTGAAAAAAATACGATTCGCTTTACTAATGACTGGATTACTGGCGAACCAGACATTATTACTAACACAGCAATACGTGATACAAAGTGTCCGTGGTCATATTGGACTATGGAGTATTTTAAAGAAGATATTGAGAGTAAGGCTTTAGATGCTGGTTATGATTGGCAACAATTGGGGTATATGTGGTTATTAAGAGAGAATCACGATTGTGAGCCTAAAATAATTAATGAGGCTTATCTTGATTTTATTCTAATGCCGACTCCAAAAGAGTGTTTAACTAGATATGATGATGAATACTTACATATCGATTATGTTTTAGAAATGAGTCCTAGTGATCGTATTTCATCATATAAGGTTGAATATGATCAAAAGAAAGTTGATTTAATTAAACTAAAAGTCGAAATGGCTAGAGAATATGCCAAGACTTTAGTTTTTGGAGGATAAATGAAAATTAAAGAATCATTGGTCTTTATGTTTGTTGTTTGGATGCAGAAAGGTGGGCATAACTTAAACGAGCGTAAAGGCAATATTGTTATGCGTAAAAATGGGAAGGTGGCTGAAATTTATTTTTCAGATGCTGATTATTATGAAATTAACGACTATTGCAAAGAACGATATGAATTGTTTTTGACGCAATGGTTTAAATATGGAGTGGAATTTATCAAGAATTTAAACCGTGAAGGTGCGTTAGAAGTGATGCGTAATAGAGGGCAAAGATATTTGGAGTTGAAGAAATGAGTAAATATGATTGGTCGAATGTTCCTAAAGAGGTTAATTGGATTGCAACAGATTCGGACGGTTATACCTTTGGTTATGCGGAGAAGCCCTATAATGGTGGTTTTTGTTGGTATGCGTTGAATCCAAAACACACAAAACAAACATTTGAGGGGAATTGGAAAGATTCACTAGAGGAAAGGCCAAAATGAACCCAATAGCAATGATTTTATTATCTTTTGCATTGAGTTTTGTTTTTGTGGTTGTTTTATATTTATATGAGGCATATAAGCGGAAACGATACGTGCAAAGAAAACAAGATGATCAACGTAAATTTAATCCTATTCGTGAAAAAGTGTGGTGGAGAAAGTAATGGAACAATTAATTAAACAAATCGAACAATGGGCATCAGACAGAAATATTATCAAAGGTTCAAAACCAATTGACCAAGCCATGAAGTTATTTAGTGAGTTCGGTGAGCTTGCGGATTCAATTGCAAAATCAAATCTAAATGGAATTATCGATGGGGTTGGAGACTGTTTTGTTGTTTTAACAAACTTATGTAAAATGCATGGTCACAGCATAAGTGATCATATTGGGTCTTACGGGAGATCTACTAATCCAAAGAAAACCATAATTGATTTATCTGAATGCTTATACCAAATATCAGAAAGCAATGAACTAGAAGTTGATTTAGATGATTATATTGCTCCAATAGATATGGCGGTAAGTCATCTTGATGCAATAGCATTACATTGTGACTTAACGTTAGAACAGTGTGTTGAGTACTCATATAATGAAATTAAAGATCGAGTTGGAGTACTTTGGAATGGAACATTCGTAAAAAGTACTGATGAAAATTACAATGATGTTTTAAAAATGTATCAAGACTCAATGGAGGAAAATTACAGTGCTTGATAAATTTGTAAAGTCATTGGGTTTTCTAGGTATTGATGCATCTAATATGAATTATCAAACTTGTGAAAAGAATCATTATAAGTTTGAAGATGAAAATATAGATAAGCATTGGCGTTGTTTTTATGCTTTTTATAAAAATGGTTTTGAAGCAGGTCACAAGTTTGGATGGAATGCCGCTTGTGATGAATTTGGATCTACGGCAATAAGGTTGATTAAGAAATGAAAGATTTTGATTTTGAGCAACTAAACGACGATACTAAAGTTTTGATTGTTAAGTTTAGTAATGATGATTATGTAAATAATACAGATGTGATTTCAGGTTACTTTGACCAGATAAGATCTATTCTCTCAAAGAAGGATATTGAGGTTATATTTATTAGTGATCATTTGGAGTTGCTACACCTTTCAAAAACTGAAATGAAAGAATTGTTTAAAAAATAAAGACAAGCCCCGTAATGGGGCTTTCTTAATTCACGCATTGAACGCAGACTACAACGTGAATGTTATTTTTGATTGAGTGGGCGGTGCAGCCCACCATATTAACCGCTAGTGCCAAGCTTAAGATTATTCGCAACACGATTCATCCATCCCTTGCCAAAATTAGAGAATGAGCTTAATGACGTGTAAAAAGAAATACGAAAAGAATAGAACCTTAACAGTAATTCCTTTTCATCAATCGCTTTTATAGCTGCTAATGTGTTAGGGCCAATAATTCCATCATCTTTAACACCAGCAGCTTGCTGAAGTGTCTTGATACCACGACTAACACCACTATTTACCGATACATCAAAAACATGGAATTTTAAGCCTTCTGGCAATAAATCGCATTTTGCCTTATCCCAATAATCGCGCTTATAAATTGCCTTTGCTTGATCAAGAGTAAGATTTTTAATATCCAGATTTGGGTAGCTATTTGCGGCAATTCCGTACTTAGTGCCCTTTAACTGGCCAACTCCAACTTTGCCGCCTGTCCAGTTGCCAGCATCGTTTTTATTGAGTGTAAAGCCGCCCTCATGGCCGATAGTTGTATCAAATGCTTTGTCAAAGTTCATGTTTCTTCACCTTTAAGTATTCATGGATAAAACGGATTGTTAAGCAACCAAGACCAAGACGGACCAATATTTCAGCATCTTGCATGTGTCCATATAAATCTTTGCCTTGTAATGTATTGATGAACATTGCAGTAACACCGATAGCAAGGATGAACATGATTACGTCAACATGTACGGGAAAGCTAATCTTAGGATGGAACACCACAAACATTAAACTACCAGTAATCAAAAAAAAGCTTAGGTAATTAAGAAACGTCATCATCTAACTTCACTCCCGTTTTAGATTCAATTTCTACCTTACTACGCTTTTCGATAGCTTTAATTAGCATTTTTGCTAACGTAATGCCACCCATGCCATAAATAAAGCCGAAAACTTCAACATATCCACCGCCAGTTAGAAGGCCTGCTGTTGGGGTTGAAAGAGCTGCGCACAAGATAACGCCAACAACCCAGCTAATAACTCGTTCGGCTAATGGCTTGCCAGAAGGCACTAGGGCGGTGACTGTTGCGCCAGCCACCCCCATAAATATGACGCCTACATGAGCTTTTAGCC
This genomic window contains:
- a CDS encoding phage antirepressor KilAC domain-containing protein, which translates into the protein MKNLQVLNTTSKQIPQMSSLEIVDFINEYRAKNDDQPIQLRHADFMAKVQKVLGELSENYRSVYKDASGRSLPCYVFYKREACLMAMSYSYELQALVFDRMTELENKLSKPQLPDFTNPVEAARAWADEVEAKLIAQKQLELAAPKVEYFDRVADVNNYMNATTVGQKLGMSGTALNKQLEQFDVYNRAIKTGRVFQQWFIDKGLGVMKKTDNGYNQSRFTNKGEQWVIEKLTSEGIV
- a CDS encoding DNA-methyltransferase, encoding MINLMHGDCLELMKTIPDGSVDMVLTDPPYGTTACKWDSVIPFEPMWAELKRIIKPNGAIVLFGSEPFSSLLRCSNLKMFRYDWIWEKSKATGFLNSKRQPLRAHETVSVFYSKQPIYKPQMTKGEAYNKGVRKEQTNNDVYGQFNQVEVKSDGLRFPRSVQYFKTAESEGGFHKTQKPVALLEYLIKTYTQEGETVLDFTMGSGSTGVACVNTNRNFIGIELDENYFNIAKQRIESA
- a CDS encoding recombinase RecT; amino-acid sequence: MSNLTQQQKQNALAIKQTLSNPSVMKRIEEMIGRKSDSYITSVMQVINSNGLLAQSTPESVIGAVYTACALNLPLNNNLGFAYIVPFKNRQTGNQEAQFQMGWKGYLQLAQRSGQIKKIASIAVYDTDTEESVKARLTSFIPQKVSGEVIGYLAYLETVTGFEAHLTMTNEELEQHASKYSQTYKTAKSKGQSYSVWHQNWDAMCQKTVIKLLISKYAPMSVELQQAIEFDQAVINEDGEASYVDNDQENEKPLARLISEDQFPQFVAAIEAGSLTKEHALNPDIYALSEEQKKIVEAL
- a CDS encoding translocation protein TolB precursor; this encodes MNLIFRCSELHRLMGNAKSIDSAFLTEEVQAIKAKKKRTDEEQKILDDLLDKTLSATAKTLVKEKVRQLRHKAPSKFTGSKETRKGNLVEDDAILFLMQQKFISAEKNTIRFTNDWITGEPDIITNTAIRDTKCPWSYWTMEYFKEDIESKALDAGYDWQQLGYMWLLRENHDCEPKIINEAYLDFILMPTPKECLTRYDDEYLHIDYVLEMSPSDRISSYKVEYDQKKVDLIKLKVEMAREYAKTLVFGG
- a CDS encoding MazG-like family protein, with the translated sequence MEQLIKQIEQWASDRNIIKGSKPIDQAMKLFSEFGELADSIAKSNLNGIIDGVGDCFVVLTNLCKMHGHSISDHIGSYGRSTNPKKTIIDLSECLYQISESNELEVDLDDYIAPIDMAVSHLDAIALHCDLTLEQCVEYSYNEIKDRVGVLWNGTFVKSTDENYNDVLKMYQDSMEENYSA
- a CDS encoding glycoside hydrolase family 108 protein, with the translated sequence MNFDKAFDTTIGHEGGFTLNKNDAGNWTGGKVGVGQLKGTKYGIAANSYPNLDIKNLTLDQAKAIYKRDYWDKAKCDLLPEGLKFHVFDVSVNSGVSRGIKTLQQAAGVKDDGIIGPNTLAAIKAIDEKELLLRFYSFRISFYTSLSSFSNFGKGWMNRVANNLKLGTSG